The Deinococcus aerolatus sequence CACCACCGATACGCCCAGCGCGCACAGGCTGACCGCCAGCGTCAGGCCCAGCCCCGACAGCAGCAGGCGGGGATAGTCGCCCGCGAGGATGGTTCTGAACCCTTCGGCAAGTTCGGCCATGCGCTCCGCAGTTTAGGGGCTGTAGGCGGGCGTGTCCCGCCCACAGCCCCACGCCCCATCTGCTAGCCTCCGCCCATGTCCGCGTCTCTCCCTGCCCGCCCCCGCCTGCGCCTGCGCGTCACGGCAGCGGCCGAAGGCTACGTGCGCGCCGGGCATCCCTGGGTCTACGAATCCAGCGTGCGCGAGCAGAACAGGGCCGGCGAGGCCGGGGAACTGGCGGTGATCTACGACCGCCGAGACCGCTTCCTGGCGATTGGCCTGTACGACCCGCATTCGCCGTTGCGGGTGCGCGTGCTCCACGCCGGGCCGCCGGTGACGCTGGACGACGTGTGGTGGGCCGCGCATCTGGAGAAGGCGCTGGCGCGGCGTGAGGCGCTGTTCAGCCCATCCGACACCGACGGCTACCGCATCCTGAACGGCGAGTCCGACGGCTTCGGCGGCCTGGTGGTGGACCGCTACGCGGGTGTGCTGGTCCTGAAGATCTACACGGCGGCGTGGTTTCCGCACCTGGGGCGCATGCTGGACCTGCTGGCCGGACGCTTTCCCGGCTCTGCGATGGTCCTGCGCCTCAGCCGCAACATTCAGACCTTCGCGGCGGAGGCCGGGCTGGCCGACGGTCAGGTCCTGTCCGGAGGGTTGCCGGAGAATCCCGTGGTTTTCCACGAGTCCGGTCTGGCCTTCGAGGCGGACGTGCTGCGCGGCCAGAAGACCGGCTTCTTTCTGGACCAGCGCGAGAACCGGCGGCGGGTGGAGGGGCTTGCAAAGGGAAGGCGGGTGCTGAATGCCTTTTCCTTCTCGGGGGGCTTCTCGCTGTACGCGGCGCGGGGCGGCGCCACCGAAGTCGTCAGTCTGGACCTCAGCCCGCACGCGCTGATGGGGGCAGGGCGCAACTTCGCGCTGAATCCAGAACTGACCACCCCGCACGAAACGGTTCAGGCCGATGTCTTCGACTGGCTGTCGGCCACCCGCCGCACCTTTGATCTGGTCATTCTCGATCCGCCCTCGCTGGCCCGCCGTGAAACCGAGCGGGCCGGGGCCATCCGAGCCTACGGCCGACTGGCGGCGGACGGCATCGCCCGGCTGGCGCGGGGCGGCGTTCTCCTCAGCGCCTCGTGCTCCGCCCACGTCAGCGCCGAGGAATTCTGGGACGCGGTGCGCGCCGCCGCAGGGGCCAGTGGCAGACCGTGGAAGGAACTGGCCACGACCCGCCACGCTCCGGACCATCACGCCTCTTTCGCCGAGGCGCAGTACCTGAAGGCGATTTATCTGGAGCTGGGGTGAAGTTCTGCCGCGCAGGCTGGGGAAGAGGTGCAGGGCAGTTTCCAGCCCCCAACGTCTCTCGTTTCCCAGTCTCCTGCCCCGGCATCTGCTAAGCTGCCCCACATGAAGACCGTGTGTTGCTCCCCCTTGCGGTAAAGCAGCCCCCGTCTGCCATCCGCGCCCCGACTGCTGTTGAGGCGCGGCTTTTTAATGCCTTCCCAATCTCTGAGCACTTCAAGGAGCCGCCCGTGATCACCACCGCCCAGCCGGATTCCAACATCGTCCTGTACGACACCATGCAGCGCCGCAAGGTCCCCTTCGTGCCCACCACGCCGGGGCATGTGGGCATGTACCTGTGCGGTCCCACCGTGTACAGCGGCGCGCATCTGGGTCACGCCAAGAAAGAGGTGGCCTTCGACGTGATCCGCCGGTCCTTCATGCATTTCGGCTACGCGGTGCGCTACGTGGCGAACATCACCGACGTGGGCCACCTGCAAGACGACAGCGACGACGGCGAGGACAAGATCGCCAAACGCGCTGCGCTGGAGCGTCTGGAACCGATGGAGGTGGCCGACAAGTACTTCTGGTCCTTCATGGACGACATGGCCGCGCTGAACGTCCTGCGGCCCAGCATCAACCCGCGCGCCACCGGGCACATCACCGAGCAGATCACATTGATCGAGGAACTGATCACGCGTGGCCACGCCTACGAATCCGATGGCAGCGTGTACTTCGACGTGCGCAGCTGGCCCGAGTACGGCAAGCTGTCGGGCCGCAGAATCGACGATCAGGAGGAAGGGACCCGTGAGGCGGTGCGCGGCGACAAGCGCGACGCCCGCGACTTCGCGCTGTGGAAGCGGGCTGAACCCAGTCACATCATGCGCTGGCCCTCACCCTGGGGCCAGGGCTTTCCAGGCTGGCACATCGAATGCTCGGCCATGAGCCTCAAGTATCTGGGTGAAGGCTTCGACATCCACGGCGGCGGCCTGGACCTGGAATTCCCGCACCATGAGGCTGAGATCGCGCAGGCCGAGGCGGCGGGCCACGCCTTTGCCCGCTACTGGATGCACAACAACATGCTGACCATTGGCGGCGAGAAGATGAGCAAGAGCAAGGGCAACTTCACCACCATTGAGGACGTCCTGAAGCGGCATGACGCGATGGTGGTGCGCTTCCTGCTGGTCAGCAGCCACTACCGCTCGATCACCGAATTCAGTGAC is a genomic window containing:
- a CDS encoding 23S rRNA (cytosine(2499)-C(5))-methyltransferase, producing MSASLPARPRLRLRVTAAAEGYVRAGHPWVYESSVREQNRAGEAGELAVIYDRRDRFLAIGLYDPHSPLRVRVLHAGPPVTLDDVWWAAHLEKALARREALFSPSDTDGYRILNGESDGFGGLVVDRYAGVLVLKIYTAAWFPHLGRMLDLLAGRFPGSAMVLRLSRNIQTFAAEAGLADGQVLSGGLPENPVVFHESGLAFEADVLRGQKTGFFLDQRENRRRVEGLAKGRRVLNAFSFSGGFSLYAARGGATEVVSLDLSPHALMGAGRNFALNPELTTPHETVQADVFDWLSATRRTFDLVILDPPSLARRETERAGAIRAYGRLAADGIARLARGGVLLSASCSAHVSAEEFWDAVRAAAGASGRPWKELATTRHAPDHHASFAEAQYLKAIYLELG
- the cysS gene encoding cysteine--tRNA ligase is translated as MITTAQPDSNIVLYDTMQRRKVPFVPTTPGHVGMYLCGPTVYSGAHLGHAKKEVAFDVIRRSFMHFGYAVRYVANITDVGHLQDDSDDGEDKIAKRAALERLEPMEVADKYFWSFMDDMAALNVLRPSINPRATGHITEQITLIEELITRGHAYESDGSVYFDVRSWPEYGKLSGRRIDDQEEGTREAVRGDKRDARDFALWKRAEPSHIMRWPSPWGQGFPGWHIECSAMSLKYLGEGFDIHGGGLDLEFPHHEAEIAQAEAAGHAFARYWMHNNMLTIGGEKMSKSKGNFTTIEDVLKRHDAMVVRFLLVSSHYRSITEFSDAAFEAARNGYRRLSETLHEIERRFSDAPDGSDAALDRRIEAHVTAFEDALRDDFNTPKAVAALFGLSGDLNSALAAGTVGRATLERARDAFRNLGGGVLGLFAGGSAAQEDDSQVLGTLMALVLKARQNYRLNKQYAESDELRDTLTAVGVTVEDTKDGPRWRR